Proteins encoded within one genomic window of Hevea brasiliensis isolate MT/VB/25A 57/8 chromosome 8, ASM3005281v1, whole genome shotgun sequence:
- the LOC131182031 gene encoding NAC transcription factor 32-like, with amino-acid sequence MEEDQNKNREVAANCNSDDDDEKYVNSLPVGYRFAPHDDELILHYLLKKIKKLPLPRNRIHEVDLYKYSPGKLTEICKLNRARESEWYFFTSREKKYPNGCRPNRSAGDGFWKPTGTDKAIPNNKNPVGFRKSLDYYSGKQGEGRKTDWKMHEYLVNPKLVSSTTTSRPKNPLQPMLLDEWVLCKIYKTKAKRKKNNNDEDGGIAVNSETKIPKADDSIAQPPEFDNSLMIFEKTRMVLGLLILLI; translated from the exons ATGGAGGAAGATCAGAATAAGAACAGGGAAGTTGCCGCAAATTGCaatagtgatgatgatgatgagaaATACGTCAATTCGCTTCCAGTTGGGTATCGATTTGCACCTCATGATGATGAGCTGATTCTTCACTACTTATTGAAAAAGATCAAGAAACTTCCCTTGCCTCGTAACAGGATTCATGAGGTTGATTTGTATAAATATAGCCCTGGAAAACTCACTG AAATCTGTAAACTGAATAGAGCAAGAGAAAGCGAGTGGTACTTTTTCACTTCGAGGGAGAAAAAATACCCAAATGGGTGTAGACCGAATCGAAGTGCGGGAGATGGATTTTGGAAGCCTACAGGAACTGATAAAGCCATCCCAAATAACAAAAATCCTGTTGGTTTTAGAAAATCTTTGGATTATTATTCAGGGAAGCAAGGTGAAGGAAGGAAAACGGACTGGAAGATGCATGAGTATTTGGTCAATCCAAAGCTTGTTTCTTCAACTACTACTTCCAGACCCAAAAACCCATTGCAACCTATGCTG TTGGATGAATGGGTTCTTTGCAAGATCTACAAAACcaaagcaaaaagaaagaaaaacaataATGATGAAGATGGAGGGATTGCTGTAAATTCAGAAACAAAAATCCCAAAAGCTGATGATTCCATTGCACAGCCTCCAGAGTTTGATAATTCTTTGATGATTTTTGAAAAAACGAGAATGGTTTTGGGTCTTCTTATCCTCCTCATCTAA
- the LOC131182032 gene encoding secreted RxLR effector protein 161-like — protein MDRIPYASAIGSVIYAMLCTRPDVSYALSITSRYQANPGERHWTVVKNILKYLRRTKDMFLVYGDGELVVQGYSDASFQSDKDDSKSQSGYIFIFNGGAVSWKSSKQETTADSTTEAEYISASEAAKEAVWIKKFITELGVVPSIIDPVTLYCDNNGAIAQAKVPRSHQRSKHVLRRFHLIREIIERKDAMIEKVHIEENLADPLTKALSQQRHDHHL, from the coding sequence atggaTAGGATCCCTTATGCCTCAGCTATTGGATCTGTCATATATGCGATGCTATGTACAAGACCAGATGTATCTTATGCTTTAAGCATAACTAGTAGATACCAAGCTAATCCAGGTGAACGTCACTGGACTGTAGTAAAGaacattcttaagtacttgagaaggactAAAGATATGTTTCTGGTCTATGGAGATGGTGAACTGGTAGTTCAAGGGTATTCCGATGCCAGCTTTCAATCTGATAAAGATGATAGCAAATCCCAGTCTGGTTATATTTTCATATTTAATGGTGGTGCTGTGagttggaaaagttccaaacaAGAAACTACAGCAGATTCTACAACTGAAGCTGAGTACATCTCTGCATCTGAGgcagcaaaagaggctgtttggatcaaAAAGTTCATCACTGAACTTGGTGTGGTTCCTAGCATTATTGATCCAGTAACTCTGtactgtgataacaatggagccATAGCACAGGCTAAGGTACCAAGGTCTCATCAGCGATCCAAACATGTACTCAGGAGGTTCCATTTGATCAGAGAGATCATTGAGCGAAAAGATGCAATGATAGAAAAGGTCCACATTGAAGAAAATCTTGCAGATCCTCTTACTAAGGCGTTGTCCCAGCAAAGACACGATCACCACCTGTAG